One Phaseolus vulgaris cultivar G19833 chromosome 2, P. vulgaris v2.0, whole genome shotgun sequence DNA window includes the following coding sequences:
- the LOC137811404 gene encoding E3 ubiquitin-protein ligase At1g12760-like isoform X2: protein MATTRSSPSPSSEDIVDSTPLLANSGGSSGELTTGRRFVRRQRLRQAARFLRQASGRRMMREPSMLVREAAAEQLEERQSDWAYSKPVVVLDIVWNFAFVIVAGTVLVLSASEAPGMPLRLWILGYALQCILHMVCVCVEYRRRRRSHRATASVSVQDRIGSSSGNLSSSSREASSSGSVQYVSLEQLDEEGTSVAKHLESANTMFSFVWWIIGFYWVSAGGQELAQESPQLYWLCIIFLGFDVFFVVFCVALACIIGIAVCCCLPCIIALLYAVADQEGASKEDIEQLSKFKFRRIESNEKHTGTIQGPVGGVMTECQAESPIEHVLAEEDAECCICLSSYDDGVELRELPCGHHFHCVCVDKWLYINATCPLCKYNILKSSNISQEEV, encoded by the exons ATGGCGACGACAAGGTCGTCTCCGAGCCCTTCCTCTGAGGACATCGTCGATTCCACGCCGCTTCTGGCCAATTCTGGCGGCTCCTCAGGGGAGCTCACCACAGGGCGTCGATTTGTTCGGCGGCAGCGGCTCCGGCAGGCGGCGCGGTTCCTCAGGCAGGCGAGCGGGCGCAGGATGATGCGCGAGCCGTCGATGCTGGTCCGGGAGGCGGCGGCGGAACAATTGGAGGAGAGGCAGAGCGATTGGGCGTATTCGAAGCCGGTGGTTGTTCTGGACATCGTTTGGAACTTCGCGTTCGTGATTGTAGCGGGGACCGTTTTGGTTTTGAGCGCGAGCGAAGCGCCGGGGATGCCTCTGAGGTTGTGGATTTTGGGGTACGCTTTGCAATGCATTCTTCACATGGTTTGCGTTTGCGTAGAGTATAGAAGAAGGAGGAGGAGCCACCGCGCCACCGCGTCGGTTTCAGTGCAGGACAGAATTGGGAGCAGCAGTGGAAATTTGAGTTCATCTTCGAGGGAGGCTTCTTCTTCAGGCTCCGTGCAGTATGTGTCGCTGGAGCAACTCGATGAGGAGGGTACTAG TGTTGCAAAGCACTTGGAATCAGCCAATACCATGTTTTCATTTGTTTGGTGGATTATTGGATTCTACTGGGTATCAGCTGGTGGTCAAGAATTAGCCCAAGAGTCTCCTCAGCTTTACTG GCTATGCATAATTTTCCTGGGTTTTGatgttttctttgttgttttctgTGTTGCACTGGCGTGTATCATTGGTATCGCTGTTTGCTGTTGTCTTCCATGTATCATTGCACTTCTATACGCAGTTGCAGACCAA GAAGGAGCATCAAAGGAAGACATTGAGCAGTTGTCAAAATTTAAATTCCGGAGAATTGAAAGCAATGAGAAACATACCGGAACTATACAAGGACCTGTTGGAGGAGTAATGACTGAATGCCAGGCTGAGTCACCTATCGAACATGTTCTTGCCGAGGAGGATGCG gAATGTTGCATCTGCCTTTCCTCTTATGACGATGGGGTTGAGTTAAGAGAACTTCCTTGTGGTCACCATTTTCACTGTGTCTGTGTGGATAAATGGCTGTACATTAATGCCACCTGCCCTCTCTGCAAGTATAACATCTTAAAAAGTAGCAACATCAGTCAAGAGGAGGTGTAG
- the LOC137811404 gene encoding E3 ubiquitin-protein ligase At1g12760-like isoform X1 — protein sequence MATTRSSPSPSSEDIVDSTPLLANSGGSSGELTTGRRFVRRQRLRQAARFLRQASGRRMMREPSMLVREAAAEQLEERQSDWAYSKPVVVLDIVWNFAFVIVAGTVLVLSASEAPGMPLRLWILGYALQCILHMVCVCVEYRRRRRSHRATASVSVQDRIGSSSGNLSSSSREASSSGSVQYVSLEQLDEEGTSVAKHLESANTMFSFVWWIIGFYWVSAGGQELAQESPQLYWFVLSDSLIPIVHIYSSFGKSADTFDRIYMFCRLCIIFLGFDVFFVVFCVALACIIGIAVCCCLPCIIALLYAVADQEGASKEDIEQLSKFKFRRIESNEKHTGTIQGPVGGVMTECQAESPIEHVLAEEDAECCICLSSYDDGVELRELPCGHHFHCVCVDKWLYINATCPLCKYNILKSSNISQEEV from the exons ATGGCGACGACAAGGTCGTCTCCGAGCCCTTCCTCTGAGGACATCGTCGATTCCACGCCGCTTCTGGCCAATTCTGGCGGCTCCTCAGGGGAGCTCACCACAGGGCGTCGATTTGTTCGGCGGCAGCGGCTCCGGCAGGCGGCGCGGTTCCTCAGGCAGGCGAGCGGGCGCAGGATGATGCGCGAGCCGTCGATGCTGGTCCGGGAGGCGGCGGCGGAACAATTGGAGGAGAGGCAGAGCGATTGGGCGTATTCGAAGCCGGTGGTTGTTCTGGACATCGTTTGGAACTTCGCGTTCGTGATTGTAGCGGGGACCGTTTTGGTTTTGAGCGCGAGCGAAGCGCCGGGGATGCCTCTGAGGTTGTGGATTTTGGGGTACGCTTTGCAATGCATTCTTCACATGGTTTGCGTTTGCGTAGAGTATAGAAGAAGGAGGAGGAGCCACCGCGCCACCGCGTCGGTTTCAGTGCAGGACAGAATTGGGAGCAGCAGTGGAAATTTGAGTTCATCTTCGAGGGAGGCTTCTTCTTCAGGCTCCGTGCAGTATGTGTCGCTGGAGCAACTCGATGAGGAGGGTACTAG TGTTGCAAAGCACTTGGAATCAGCCAATACCATGTTTTCATTTGTTTGGTGGATTATTGGATTCTACTGGGTATCAGCTGGTGGTCAAGAATTAGCCCAAGAGTCTCCTCAGCTTTACTGGTTTGTCCTCTCAGACTCTCTCATTCCTATTGTTCATATTTATTCATCTTTTGGAAAATCTGCTGATACTTTTGACCGAATCTACATGTTTTGCAGGCTATGCATAATTTTCCTGGGTTTTGatgttttctttgttgttttctgTGTTGCACTGGCGTGTATCATTGGTATCGCTGTTTGCTGTTGTCTTCCATGTATCATTGCACTTCTATACGCAGTTGCAGACCAA GAAGGAGCATCAAAGGAAGACATTGAGCAGTTGTCAAAATTTAAATTCCGGAGAATTGAAAGCAATGAGAAACATACCGGAACTATACAAGGACCTGTTGGAGGAGTAATGACTGAATGCCAGGCTGAGTCACCTATCGAACATGTTCTTGCCGAGGAGGATGCG gAATGTTGCATCTGCCTTTCCTCTTATGACGATGGGGTTGAGTTAAGAGAACTTCCTTGTGGTCACCATTTTCACTGTGTCTGTGTGGATAAATGGCTGTACATTAATGCCACCTGCCCTCTCTGCAAGTATAACATCTTAAAAAGTAGCAACATCAGTCAAGAGGAGGTGTAG